ATAAAAATGGCACTGGAGAGGTTATCCTGCCACACATAACTACAGTTAAAAAACTCCTCGAGACCATACAGGTGATCATCATTCCCGTACTGAACCCGGACGGTTATGATTACAGTCAGACCGAGAATGGTAAGATGTCTTATTTTGGTTCGGGATGGCGACCAAATCGCAGTAAGTTAAGCAGCAGGGAGACTGGAGAAACCTGTTTCAGACAGAATGGTACTGCATACCAGGCACCGCCAGAAGATGCCGAGCACTGTTTTCTTGCAGACTATGATGATACTGCGGAAGGTGGTGATATCGAAGAAGAGCAGCTGGTTGTCTGTGAAAATATAGAAAAAACCAGTGTCAGTCTTTTTCAGCCATCTCTTCAAGTCGCCTCCGGGGAGATGGTTGATGCTATCTATAGAGTATCCTCAAAAAGTCATCTGTTTGGCACAAGGATCGTACTCCAGCGCATAACCTGAAATACAAAAACGGATAATGCTTCGGCCAGCAAGTTGGCAAATAGGTCTTGTTGGACCTTTTTTGATACACCTGTTAGCAGAGCACAGCAAAACCTGAGCAGAACCATCAGGTTCATCACCAGGAAAATGCTATTAATCCATGCTTCTGATGTTTTCAGTGTTCTGGCACGGATATAGTTGAGCCGATAGCCATTTTTACCTTGGCCAAACTTGCCCTCTATCGGAATTCGATCAAGGGCATCTTGTCTTCGTTGCAGTTTCTCCTGCTTGAGTTGCTCTGCATTCCCTGCTGTTTGTCTCTTGGGACGACCAAGAGGTTTACCGCCAAACCGGATATTGTTTTGCTTCATGTATTTCCGATTAGCTCTGGTGCCATAGATGCCATCGGCAAGAACAACTTCCGGGAAACACCCATATCGCCTTTTGTACGCTTCAATCTGCGTGATCAAGTCAGTACTTTCATTAAAGGCATCCCATCCGAAATGGTCGACCAGGGCAATACCATCAACCATGCTGACACTCAGTTTCGAGCCGAACTCTACCTTATGGCTTGCTTTGCCGCGAACAATAGGACGAACATGCGGCTGAGAAATACTAACGATGCGGTCATCACAACGTCGTTTCTTCTCTTTGTACATCCTGTACTGCTGTCCATACAAATGGTGGATGATCCAATACTGCCGCTGCCGGTTATGGTGCAGCGGGAAGGACCTGCCACCGATCATGTCGAGCAGCATCTCTATATGTCGAAAGTTTCTGCGCAAATACTGCAACTGCTCCCTGGTAGCTTTCCGGCGCAGCTTGCCGCCTGGATTTCGTTTCTTTGAAATTGCCAGGTATCGTTTTCGTGCCTGTTGACGGTATGTTCTCGGTTTCTTGGTCAAAGAGCTGATAGCGTAAAGCTCATCTATCAGTTGTTCAGATATCTCTCTTGCCTCATTCAGCAGACTGATGTCTGTGGGATAACGAATGGCCTGCTCAGCAACAGTCGCATCAACCACCATTTTGCCATGGTTCTCAGGATCATCAGAGCCTGGTAATTTCGATGTTTTCCGGTGCCTTTTTTTCTCAATACTGCTGAGAATGGTCTCTTCAAAAGATAAAAAAACTTTTCTGCCCATCCTTTTTCGGATCTCGACAAACAAACTTGCGGTGAAGGGAGGTTCGTCCTTGTATGAGGACAAACCTACAAAATATTGCAGATACGGATTCTCCTGGATCTGCAACACTGTTTCCTCATCACTCAAGTTCAGCTTGTGCTTTATAATCACTGCTCCAATCACAAGACG
The DNA window shown above is from Desulfomarina profundi and carries:
- a CDS encoding M14 family zinc carboxypeptidase, giving the protein MKQTFFIWIMLCVTVSSAFAGYCVNAKRGVKSSAMIRNYLQDLADNSSGFAVTGVAGGGKNSKTTDGKEIAALLIGREASWDNGNKPTVIITGAIHGNEWATPEVCLGIAEYLLLNKDNDAPAEDDKGALINEGSADVDKNGTGEVILPHITTVKKLLETIQVIIIPVLNPDGYDYSQTENGKMSYFGSGWRPNRSKLSSRETGETCFRQNGTAYQAPPEDAEHCFLADYDDTAEGGDIEEEQLVVCENIEKTSVSLFQPSLQVASGEMVDAIYRVSSKSHLFGTRIVLQRIT
- a CDS encoding IS5 family transposase, producing MIRYKSTRQLGLEGFSLPFGGKLNPENRWVKWSLAIPWDELASGYYKSMSSTQGRPGKDARLVIGAVIIKHKLNLSDEETVLQIQENPYLQYFVGLSSYKDEPPFTASLFVEIRKRMGRKVFLSFEETILSSIEKKRHRKTSKLPGSDDPENHGKMVVDATVAEQAIRYPTDISLLNEAREISEQLIDELYAISSLTKKPRTYRQQARKRYLAISKKRNPGGKLRRKATREQLQYLRRNFRHIEMLLDMIGGRSFPLHHNRQRQYWIIHHLYGQQYRMYKEKKRRCDDRIVSISQPHVRPIVRGKASHKVEFGSKLSVSMVDGIALVDHFGWDAFNESTDLITQIEAYKRRYGCFPEVVLADGIYGTRANRKYMKQNNIRFGGKPLGRPKRQTAGNAEQLKQEKLQRRQDALDRIPIEGKFGQGKNGYRLNYIRARTLKTSEAWINSIFLVMNLMVLLRFCCALLTGVSKKVQQDLFANLLAEALSVFVFQVMRWSTILVPNR